The Deinococcus sp. Marseille-Q6407 genome has a window encoding:
- a CDS encoding ornithine cyclodeaminase family protein, whose product MLILSEAQIRSFYGIREALRDLLPALEAQQAGQVQNPPRLVLESPGQASTLYMPSAIGELGALGSKGALDNKGVLGSKVVSVFPQNPAQGRPTTQAVTLLTDAATGEHTALLNASHLTRLRTGALTGIAADHLARPDAGRLGVIGTGGMAPDQIRGVAAVRELRELRLFNLSADKAQQLAEALRPELPGTEILVAPSAEALVEASDMVVTATQSRTPVFDGAALQPGTFLSGIGSYLPSMREVDLVTVQRADKIVLDTLEGPRHEAGELIYAQEQGLWSFEQVHSDLAGVACGTRPGRETADEIIFFKCVGAAYFDLAVALGAYQEAQRRGLGTLAEV is encoded by the coding sequence ATGCTGATTCTCAGTGAGGCGCAGATTCGCTCCTTTTACGGCATACGCGAGGCCCTGCGCGACCTGCTGCCGGCGCTGGAGGCCCAGCAGGCCGGGCAGGTGCAGAACCCGCCCCGGCTGGTGCTGGAGTCGCCGGGGCAAGCCAGCACCCTGTATATGCCCAGCGCCATCGGTGAGCTGGGGGCGCTAGGTAGCAAGGGAGCGCTAGATAACAAGGGAGTACTGGGCAGCAAGGTGGTGTCGGTCTTTCCGCAGAACCCGGCCCAGGGGCGGCCCACCACCCAGGCCGTGACCCTGCTGACCGACGCTGCAACCGGGGAGCATACCGCCCTGCTGAACGCCTCGCACCTCACCCGGCTGCGCACCGGCGCCCTGACCGGCATTGCCGCCGACCATCTGGCCCGGCCGGACGCGGGCCGCCTGGGCGTGATCGGCACCGGGGGAATGGCCCCCGACCAGATTCGGGGGGTGGCCGCGGTGCGCGAACTGCGCGAGCTGCGGCTGTTCAACCTGAGCGCCGACAAGGCCCAGCAGCTGGCGGAAGCCCTGCGCCCCGAACTGCCCGGCACCGAGATTCTGGTGGCCCCCAGCGCCGAGGCTCTGGTCGAAGCTTCCGACATGGTGGTCACTGCAACCCAGTCCCGCACCCCGGTGTTTGACGGCGCGGCGCTGCAGCCGGGCACCTTTCTCAGCGGCATCGGCAGTTACCTGCCGTCCATGCGCGAGGTAGACCTGGTCACGGTGCAGCGGGCCGACAAGATTGTCCTGGACACCCTGGAAGGCCCCCGGCACGAGGCCGGCGAACTGATCTACGCGCAGGAGCAGGGGCTCTGGAGCTTTGAGCAGGTGCATTCCGACCTGGCGGGTGTGGCCTGTGGCACCCGGCCGGGCCGCGAAACGGCAGACGAGATCATCTTCTTCAAGTGCGTGGGAGCCGCCTATTTCGACCTGGCAGTAGCGCTGGGCGCCTACCAGGAAGCCCAGCGCCGAGGGCTAGGCACCCTGGCCGAGGTCTGA
- a CDS encoding ABC transporter substrate-binding protein, with product MKKSAILLTTLAMTLAACSTKTETTTSSTTTSAATSTDTASTTSTTDASGTTAASTSGAAASGTGKTGKDTMVIQESSDIPTMDPGTSYDTASGEMLENMYETLLTFKGTSINQFEGLLATDWKEEDGGKRYRFTLRPDVKFHTGNPFKCADAEYTFRRNLVTNGSESGNWFLSESLLGTGSNANDDKSITWDKISNAVKCDGETLVFTLPKVDPAFLSKLAYTGQAIVDSKHAKEIGEWDGTEKTWKDAVGADLKKSALAKDPSGTGPYKLVSADANTMTFKAFDGYWGGEAPIKNVVRQLVPEESSRVQAFLNGDADRVEFPSREVIDTQVKGQPGVTVEEGVPALSAYAFLMNQNLEGSTNIGSGKWGDGVPTNFFQDANMRKCFVEAFDYDQYIEQVYMGHAKKRNFMLPPEFLGYDESIEPAKFDLKAAADDCKAAHGGAAWENGFTVNAAYHEGGKSMQTALEILKQNIESLNPKFKVNVVPKQWSEIIDQKNKEVVVYGGWSPDYADPDNFVHTMYHSKGYYAPRDGINDAEIDKWIDEARSTTDVEKRKGLYKQIAQKAMDQSYFILLPVPEGQNVYRDNLQGKTVATTNPMLAGGWLWKNLSKTQ from the coding sequence ATGAAAAAATCCGCCATCCTGCTGACCACCCTGGCCATGACGCTGGCTGCTTGCAGCACCAAGACCGAAACCACCACCAGCTCCACCACCACCTCGGCGGCGACCAGCACCGATACGGCCAGCACCACGTCCACCACTGACGCTTCGGGCACCACTGCGGCCAGCACGTCCGGCGCGGCGGCAAGTGGCACCGGCAAGACTGGTAAGGACACCATGGTCATTCAGGAATCCTCGGATATTCCTACTATGGACCCCGGCACCTCGTACGACACGGCCAGCGGCGAGATGTTGGAAAACATGTACGAAACGCTGCTGACCTTCAAAGGCACCTCTATCAACCAGTTTGAGGGCCTATTGGCCACCGACTGGAAGGAAGAGGATGGCGGCAAGCGCTACCGCTTCACCCTGCGCCCCGATGTGAAGTTCCACACCGGCAACCCCTTCAAGTGCGCCGACGCCGAATACACCTTCCGGCGCAACCTGGTGACCAACGGCTCCGAATCGGGCAACTGGTTCCTGTCCGAGTCGCTGCTGGGCACCGGCTCCAACGCCAACGACGACAAGAGCATCACCTGGGACAAGATCAGCAACGCTGTGAAGTGTGACGGCGAAACCCTGGTTTTCACCCTGCCCAAGGTGGACCCGGCCTTCCTATCCAAGCTGGCCTACACCGGCCAGGCCATCGTGGACTCCAAGCACGCCAAGGAAATTGGCGAGTGGGACGGCACCGAAAAGACCTGGAAGGATGCTGTGGGCGCCGACCTCAAGAAGAGTGCGCTGGCTAAGGACCCCAGCGGCACCGGTCCTTACAAGCTGGTGAGCGCCGACGCCAACACTATGACCTTTAAGGCGTTTGACGGCTACTGGGGCGGAGAAGCCCCCATCAAGAACGTGGTGCGTCAGCTGGTGCCTGAAGAATCCAGCCGTGTCCAGGCATTCCTGAACGGTGACGCCGACCGTGTCGAGTTCCCTAGCCGCGAAGTGATTGATACCCAGGTGAAGGGTCAGCCTGGCGTAACGGTGGAAGAGGGCGTGCCTGCCCTGAGCGCTTACGCTTTCCTGATGAACCAAAACCTGGAAGGCAGCACCAATATCGGCAGCGGCAAGTGGGGTGACGGTGTGCCCACCAACTTCTTCCAGGATGCCAACATGCGCAAGTGCTTTGTGGAAGCCTTCGATTACGACCAGTACATCGAACAGGTGTACATGGGCCACGCCAAGAAGCGCAATTTCATGCTGCCCCCCGAATTCCTGGGCTATGACGAAAGCATCGAGCCGGCCAAGTTCGACCTGAAGGCCGCTGCGGACGACTGCAAGGCAGCCCACGGCGGCGCGGCCTGGGAAAACGGCTTTACTGTGAACGCCGCTTACCACGAGGGCGGCAAGAGCATGCAGACGGCCCTGGAAATCCTGAAGCAAAATATCGAATCGCTGAACCCCAAGTTCAAGGTAAATGTGGTTCCCAAGCAGTGGAGCGAGATCATCGACCAGAAGAACAAGGAAGTGGTCGTGTACGGTGGTTGGTCGCCTGACTACGCCGACCCGGACAACTTCGTGCACACCATGTACCACTCCAAGGGTTACTACGCTCCCCGCGACGGCATCAACGACGCCGAAATCGACAAGTGGATCGATGAAGCCCGCAGCACCACCGACGTGGAAAAGCGTAAGGGTCTCTACAAACAGATTGCCCAGAAGGCCATGGACCAGTCCTACTTCATCCTGCTGCCGGTGCCCGAAGGTCAGAACGTGTACCGCGACAACCTGCAGGGCAAGACCGTCGCCACCACCAACCCCATGCTGGCCGGTGGTTGGCTGTGGAAAAACCTCAGCAAGACCCAGTGA
- a CDS encoding chlorite dismutase family protein, whose translation MQPSGPAVAARKGRGRMVDLDPSGQVGQKEPDHANRQYLNYAFYKLDPAFRRLPRAEREEIKTEFLRAAEGWTEGAPAEKGLIQRTYSLVGVRGDTDFMLWRIAFDPAEFQDAQARLNRTRLMGYLTQPYNYLSMQKRSQYVVRIEGSGHGLEMLPGKGKYLFIYPFVKKREWYDLTPYSRQGMMDEHIYASEPFKGVRINTSYSYGIDDQEFVVAFDSDYPQEFVDLVHRLRYTEASNYTLQDTPMFSCIRKDMAQIVEDLA comes from the coding sequence ATGCAGCCCAGTGGTCCCGCCGTGGCCGCCCGCAAGGGCCGCGGCCGGATGGTGGACCTGGACCCCAGCGGGCAGGTGGGCCAGAAGGAACCGGACCACGCCAACCGCCAGTACCTCAACTACGCTTTTTACAAGCTGGACCCGGCTTTCCGCCGCCTGCCCCGCGCCGAGCGTGAGGAGATCAAGACCGAATTTCTGCGGGCCGCAGAAGGCTGGACCGAAGGCGCCCCGGCTGAAAAGGGCCTGATTCAGCGCACCTACTCGCTGGTGGGCGTGCGCGGCGATACCGATTTCATGCTCTGGCGTATCGCTTTTGACCCGGCCGAATTCCAGGACGCTCAGGCCCGGCTGAACCGCACCCGGCTGATGGGCTACCTGACGCAGCCCTACAACTACCTCAGCATGCAAAAGCGCAGCCAATATGTGGTGCGGATCGAAGGCAGCGGCCACGGCCTGGAAATGCTGCCGGGCAAGGGCAAATACCTGTTCATCTATCCCTTCGTGAAAAAACGGGAATGGTACGACCTGACCCCCTACTCCCGTCAGGGCATGATGGACGAACACATCTACGCCTCCGAGCCGTTCAAGGGCGTGCGCATCAACACCAGCTACTCCTACGGCATCGACGATCAGGAATTCGTGGTGGCCTTCGATTCCGATTACCCGCAGGAATTCGTGGACCTGGTTCACCGCCTGCGCTACACCGAAGCCAGCAACTACACCCTGCAGGACACCCCGATGTTCAGCTGTATCCGCAAGGACATGGCCCAGATCGTAGAAGACCTGGCCTAA
- a CDS encoding aldo/keto reductase, whose amino-acid sequence MNQQPPEQPAPQPGAAAEPVSSPQPPAGAAAAGTFALGGDLPVARLGFGALHTVGRGGWGEPADPALVQELLALLPQLGVSLIDTADAYGPHISEERIRQALHPYDTVVVATKGGQVRPGPGEWRALGRPEYLKQAALLSRRRLGVESIDLWQLHRIDRRVPRDEQFSAIRELREEGVIRHVGLSECQIEDIELAQRYFPVATVQNMYNLVYRRSEDVLNYCAAQGIGFMPWNPLGAGQLTGQGSVLDEVAAELQATPAQVALAWLLRRSPVMLPIPGTGRPSHLRENVAAASLVLSDEQFARLDRAGQSQWHQELSDEEELL is encoded by the coding sequence ATGAACCAACAACCGCCCGAACAGCCCGCCCCGCAGCCGGGAGCAGCGGCCGAGCCTGTTTCTTCCCCGCAGCCGCCGGCCGGTGCAGCCGCCGCCGGCACTTTTGCCCTGGGCGGTGACCTGCCAGTGGCCCGGCTGGGCTTCGGCGCCCTGCATACCGTGGGGCGTGGCGGCTGGGGGGAACCGGCCGACCCGGCCCTGGTGCAGGAACTGCTGGCGCTGTTGCCGCAGCTGGGCGTCAGCCTGATTGACACTGCCGACGCTTACGGGCCGCACATCAGCGAGGAACGGATCCGGCAGGCCCTGCACCCCTACGACACCGTGGTGGTGGCCACCAAGGGCGGGCAGGTGCGCCCCGGCCCCGGCGAGTGGCGGGCGCTGGGCCGGCCGGAGTATCTCAAGCAGGCCGCGCTGCTCTCGCGCCGCCGCCTGGGGGTCGAAAGCATTGACCTGTGGCAGCTGCACCGAATCGACCGCCGGGTGCCGCGCGACGAACAGTTCAGTGCTATCCGGGAACTGCGCGAGGAAGGCGTGATCCGGCATGTGGGCCTCAGCGAGTGCCAGATTGAAGACATTGAGCTGGCGCAGCGCTACTTTCCGGTGGCGACCGTGCAGAACATGTACAACCTGGTTTACCGCAGAAGCGAGGATGTCCTGAATTACTGCGCCGCGCAGGGCATCGGTTTTATGCCCTGGAATCCGCTGGGCGCCGGGCAGCTAACAGGTCAGGGCAGTGTGCTGGACGAGGTGGCCGCCGAGCTACAAGCGACCCCGGCGCAGGTGGCGCTGGCCTGGCTGCTGCGCCGTAGCCCGGTCATGCTGCCGATTCCCGGCACCGGCCGCCCCTCGCACCTGCGCGAGAACGTGGCGGCGGCCTCGCTGGTGCTGAGTGACGAACAGTTCGCTCGCCTGGACCGGGCCGGCCAGAGCCAGTGGCACCAGGAACTCTCCGACGAAGAAGAACTGCTTTAA
- a CDS encoding VOC family protein: MPFKHISFLTRDLDRTLTFYALLGAEELKRLQTAEGYSRAVLDLGGGGRVQFFQIAGELPAPHPHWAEHLALYVADLPALVQRLQAAGYPLSRPLQPSPGGRLMAFVQDPDGRSVELLQQD, from the coding sequence ATGCCGTTCAAACACATTTCCTTCCTGACCCGCGACCTGGACCGGACCCTGACCTTCTACGCCTTGCTGGGCGCTGAGGAACTCAAGCGTCTGCAAACTGCTGAAGGGTACAGCCGCGCCGTGCTTGACCTGGGCGGGGGCGGCCGGGTCCAGTTTTTCCAGATTGCGGGCGAACTGCCGGCGCCACACCCGCACTGGGCCGAGCATCTGGCGCTGTATGTTGCTGACCTGCCGGCTCTGGTCCAGCGGCTCCAGGCGGCCGGCTATCCCCTCAGCCGGCCCCTGCAACCCAGCCCCGGCGGCCGCTTGATGGCTTTCGTGCAGGACCCGGACGGCCGCTCGGTGGAGCTGTTGCAGCAGGACTGA
- a CDS encoding AI-2E family transporter, whose translation MISGPKPPNAFQYAWRNPWFRLVIFALLAVAAYFFAGQISSILVSFAVAYLIAYIANPMLNWLERGRVPRGLGVLFVLLLLAGVLTLAGLLLGTIAGQLIDLLRQLPQLVQNVQGWADGWIQWLNSHGVSGLEEARGRVTETIQTYIQNLGNNLVPILQRWLNPQGALFTSIATIGSVLGQLLIIILMSVYLMLDYSRVNKAMLKMFPRPWQPKVLEFSDLAGTAIGGYVRGQLLIALFVGTVVAIGLSLLGIPSALAIGFLAGIFNIIPYLGPIIGAIPAVLLAAPMGITKVLLAIAVFVVANQVEGSFLSPIVLSKTTDLHPITVLLSILIGASLMGFAGALIAVPLVALGKLAVEKYYYSSKVYTEGP comes from the coding sequence GTGATTTCTGGCCCCAAACCTCCCAATGCTTTTCAGTACGCCTGGCGCAATCCCTGGTTCCGTCTGGTTATCTTCGCGCTGCTGGCTGTGGCCGCTTACTTCTTTGCCGGCCAGATCAGCTCTATTCTGGTCAGCTTTGCCGTCGCTTACCTGATCGCCTATATCGCCAACCCGATGCTGAACTGGCTGGAGCGGGGCCGGGTGCCACGCGGCCTTGGCGTGCTGTTCGTGCTGCTGCTGCTGGCCGGCGTGCTGACCCTGGCAGGCTTGTTGCTGGGTACCATTGCTGGGCAGCTGATTGACCTGCTGCGGCAGCTGCCGCAGCTGGTGCAGAACGTGCAGGGCTGGGCCGACGGCTGGATTCAGTGGCTGAATTCCCACGGTGTTTCGGGCCTAGAAGAAGCACGCGGCCGGGTGACCGAAACGATCCAGACCTATATTCAGAATCTGGGCAACAACCTGGTGCCCATCCTGCAAAGGTGGCTGAATCCGCAGGGCGCGCTGTTCACCTCGATCGCCACCATCGGCAGCGTGCTGGGACAGCTGCTGATCATCATTCTGATGAGCGTGTACCTGATGCTGGACTACAGCCGGGTCAACAAGGCCATGCTGAAGATGTTTCCGCGCCCCTGGCAGCCCAAGGTGCTGGAATTCTCGGACCTGGCCGGCACCGCCATCGGCGGCTATGTGCGCGGGCAGCTGCTGATCGCCCTGTTCGTGGGCACCGTGGTGGCCATTGGCCTGAGCCTGCTGGGAATTCCCAGCGCACTGGCGATCGGCTTTCTGGCCGGCATCTTCAACATCATTCCCTACCTGGGACCGATCATCGGGGCCATTCCGGCGGTCCTGCTGGCGGCGCCGATGGGCATCACCAAAGTGCTGCTGGCCATCGCCGTGTTCGTGGTTGCCAATCAGGTCGAGGGCAGCTTCCTCAGCCCGATCGTGCTGTCCAAGACCACCGACCTACACCCCATCACCGTGCTGCTGAGCATCCTGATCGGTGCCAGCCTGATGGGCTTTGCCGGCGCCCTGATCGCCGTGCCGCTGGTGGCGCTGGGCAAGCTGGCCGTCGAGAAGTACTACTACTCCTCCAAGGTGTACACCGAAGGCCCCTAA
- a CDS encoding MFS transporter, whose translation MSQPTPAAALPSGALPRRVLLASLAGSTIEWFDYFLYGTVSGLVFNKLFFPTHDPTVGLLLSYATLALAFFIRPFGGVLFSHIGDRIGRKQTLVLTLSLMGVATVGIGLLPTYDMIGIWAPLLLILLRLIQGLGIGGEWGGALLLAVEYAPKEKRGLFGSVPQMGVALGMLLGTVALSLMTLLPEEQFLSWGWRVPFLFSTLLIVFGLWVRQEIDETPSFKAAREQGELAEVPLLETLRTHWREVLIAIGAKVVETAPFYIFSTFVVSYATTQLGFDRTSTLLAVTVGTVFTTLLIPAMGALSDRVGRKPLYIGGTVAMALFAFPYFWLLQQQSVPLLILATIIGLGFIWAPITAVLGTMFSEIFRSNVRYTGITLGYQIGAALAGGTAPLVATALLKAYDNSYVPVAIYIILAAVISLISVAGVRERQGEQLDPLPGKQVG comes from the coding sequence ATGTCTCAACCTACCCCCGCTGCCGCTCTCCCTTCCGGCGCCCTGCCGCGCCGGGTCCTGCTGGCCAGCCTGGCCGGAAGCACCATCGAATGGTTCGACTATTTCCTGTACGGGACCGTCTCGGGCCTGGTGTTCAATAAATTGTTCTTCCCCACCCACGACCCCACCGTGGGCCTGCTGCTTTCCTACGCCACCCTGGCACTGGCCTTTTTTATCCGGCCTTTTGGTGGGGTACTGTTCAGCCATATCGGAGACCGGATCGGGCGCAAGCAGACGCTGGTGCTGACCCTGTCGCTGATGGGCGTGGCTACGGTCGGCATCGGGCTGCTGCCCACCTACGACATGATCGGCATCTGGGCCCCTTTGCTGCTGATTCTGCTGCGGCTGATTCAGGGCCTGGGCATCGGCGGCGAGTGGGGCGGCGCGCTGCTGCTGGCGGTGGAATACGCCCCCAAAGAAAAACGCGGCCTGTTCGGCAGCGTGCCGCAGATGGGCGTGGCGCTGGGCATGTTGCTGGGCACCGTGGCACTGTCGCTGATGACCCTGCTGCCGGAAGAACAGTTTCTCAGCTGGGGCTGGCGGGTGCCGTTCCTCTTCAGCACCCTGCTGATTGTCTTCGGGCTGTGGGTACGCCAGGAAATTGACGAAACGCCTTCGTTCAAAGCGGCGCGCGAGCAGGGCGAACTGGCCGAGGTGCCGCTGCTGGAAACCCTGCGGACCCACTGGCGCGAGGTGTTGATCGCCATCGGTGCCAAGGTGGTAGAAACGGCACCCTTTTATATCTTCAGCACCTTTGTGGTGTCGTATGCGACCACCCAGCTGGGCTTTGACCGCACCAGCACCCTGCTGGCCGTCACGGTGGGCACCGTGTTCACCACCTTGCTGATTCCTGCGATGGGCGCGCTCTCGGACCGGGTGGGCCGCAAGCCGCTGTACATCGGCGGAACGGTGGCCATGGCGCTGTTTGCCTTTCCCTATTTCTGGCTACTGCAACAGCAATCGGTGCCGCTGCTGATTCTGGCCACCATCATCGGCCTGGGGTTCATCTGGGCGCCGATTACGGCGGTGCTGGGCACCATGTTCTCGGAAATCTTCCGGTCCAACGTGCGCTACACCGGCATCACCCTGGGCTACCAGATCGGGGCGGCCCTGGCCGGCGGCACAGCGCCGCTGGTCGCCACGGCGCTGCTAAAAGCCTATGACAATTCCTATGTGCCGGTCGCCATTTACATCATTCTGGCGGCAGTCATCTCGCTGATCTCGGTGGCAGGGGTGCGCGAGCGCCAGGGCGAGCAGCTCGACCCGCTTCCCGGCAAACAGGTGGGCTGA
- a CDS encoding nitroreductase family protein encodes MLARRTTNGPFRPDPVSREHQRILMRVAQAAPSHFNSQPWRFVLIENPETIARIAEISGESMTELIDAGVFFERYRRYFRFTQAEMEERRDGIHIDHLPAPLRPFTRHIFSDSGISMMRRLGVPKKLGEDNRKLVAGSPLLMAVLLDKEEYRPGELSGFYSVFGMGAAVENIWNAVGELGMGIQFVSTPMEIPRQWQAIRELLNVPPELELMAVYRLGYLPYDQGRPSIDWSSRHRKRPSQYVYREKVGQPEQDEE; translated from the coding sequence ATGCTGGCCCGCCGCACCACCAACGGCCCTTTCCGGCCCGACCCGGTCTCGCGTGAGCACCAGCGCATCCTGATGCGGGTGGCGCAGGCGGCCCCCAGCCATTTCAACTCGCAGCCCTGGCGCTTCGTGCTGATCGAGAACCCCGAGACCATCGCCCGCATCGCCGAGATTTCCGGCGAGAGCATGACCGAGCTGATTGACGCCGGGGTATTTTTCGAGCGTTACCGCCGCTATTTCCGCTTCACGCAGGCCGAGATGGAAGAGCGGCGCGACGGCATTCATATCGATCACCTGCCGGCGCCGCTGCGGCCTTTTACCCGGCACATCTTCAGCGACTCGGGCATCAGCATGATGCGCCGGCTGGGCGTGCCCAAGAAGCTGGGCGAAGACAACCGCAAGTTGGTGGCCGGCAGCCCTCTGCTGATGGCCGTGCTGCTGGACAAAGAGGAATACCGCCCCGGCGAACTGAGCGGGTTCTACTCGGTGTTCGGCATGGGCGCCGCGGTAGAAAACATCTGGAACGCTGTGGGCGAGCTGGGCATGGGCATTCAATTCGTCTCTACCCCGATGGAAATTCCCCGGCAGTGGCAGGCCATCCGCGAGCTGCTGAATGTGCCGCCCGAGCTGGAGCTGATGGCCGTGTACCGCCTGGGTTACCTGCCGTACGATCAGGGCCGGCCCAGCATTGACTGGAGCAGCCGGCACCGCAAACGGCCCTCGCAGTACGTGTACCGCGAGAAAGTAGGCCAGCCCGAGCAGGACGAGGAGTAA
- the ndk gene encoding nucleoside-diphosphate kinase translates to MSTERTFAMIKPDGVRRGLTAEILRRIELKGYRVVGLKLYQIPRETAESHYGEHREKPFFGELVDFITSGPVVALALEGENAISGWRSMMGATNPASAAPGTIRGDLATSMSENVTHGSDSPESAQRELGLFFREDELLG, encoded by the coding sequence ATGTCGACTGAAAGAACCTTTGCCATGATCAAACCCGACGGCGTGCGCCGTGGGCTGACCGCCGAAATTCTGCGCCGCATCGAGCTCAAGGGCTACCGCGTGGTGGGCCTGAAGCTGTACCAGATTCCCCGCGAAACCGCCGAAAGCCATTACGGCGAGCACCGCGAGAAGCCCTTTTTCGGTGAGCTGGTGGACTTCATCACCTCTGGCCCGGTGGTGGCTCTGGCCCTGGAAGGCGAAAACGCTATTTCCGGCTGGCGCAGCATGATGGGCGCCACCAACCCCGCCAGCGCTGCGCCCGGCACCATTCGCGGCGACCTGGCCACCAGCATGAGCGAGAACGTGACCCACGGTTCCGACAGCCCCGAAAGCGCCCAGCGCGAACTGGGCCTGTTCTTCCGCGAGGACGAACTGCTCGGCTGA